A window of Diospyros lotus cultivar Yz01 chromosome 14, ASM1463336v1, whole genome shotgun sequence contains these coding sequences:
- the LOC127790135 gene encoding uncharacterized protein LOC127790135 gives MLRRKLCSLMATSILNRSSFHSTPRSIISSAPPARFSLQLVPGPNGIRSFDGVFQGQGARAYSLLSLNDLRDNKGARKQKTRKGRGIGSGKGKTAGRGHKGQKARGTMKFGFEGGQTPLRRRLPKRGFKNPFSLTFQPVGLGKIAKLINAGKIDSSELITMKTLKDTGAIGKQIGDGVRLMARGSEQIMWPIHLEVSRVTVRAKAAVEAAGGSVRRVYYNKLGLRALLKPEWFEKKGRLLPKAARPPPKQRDKVDSIGRLPAPTKPIPFTPEEKEAVASASPS, from the exons ATGTTGAGAAGGAAACTATGTTCACTGATGGCAACTTCCATCCTCAACCGTTCTTCATTCCATAGCACACCCAGATCGATCATTTCTTCAGCTCCACCAGCAAGATTCTCTCTACAGCTCGTGCCAGGACCTAATGGAATTCGTAGTTTCGACGGAGTGTTTCAAGGTCAGGGTGCGAGGGCTTATAGCCTTCTGAGTTTGAATGATCTGAGGGACAACAAGGGGGCGAGGAAGCAGAAGACGAGGAAAGGCCGTGGGATTGGGTCCGGGAAGGGGAAGACGGCTGGGAGAGGCCATAAGGGTCAGAAGGCGAGAGGGACTATGAAGTTCGGATTCGAAGGCGGCCAGACGCCTCTTCGGCGCCGCTTGCCGAAGAGGGGGTTTAAGAATCCCTTTAGCCTCACATTTCAG CCTGTGGGATTGGGAAAGATTGCAAAACTGATAAATGCTGGGAAGATAGATTCATCGGAGTTGATAACAATGAAAACTCTGAAG GATACAGGGGCCATAGGGAAACAGATAGGAGATGGAGTCAGATTGATGGCACGGGGTTCTGAACAGATAATGTGGCCCATTCATCTTGAG GTTTCAAGGGTGACTGTTAGGGCAAAGGCCGCAGTTGAAGCTGCCGGTGGGTCAGTGAGGAGAGTGTACTATAACAAGCTTGGGTTGAGGGCACTGCTCAAGCCCGAGTGGTTCGAGAAAAAGGGCAGGTTGCTGCCTAAAGCGGCTAGGCCTCCTCCAAAACAAAGAGATAAAGTTGATAGCATCGGGCGCCTCCCTGCACCGACCAAGCCAATTCCATTTACTCCAGAAGAAAAGGAGGCTGTGGCTAGTGCATCTCCCTCATGA